A window of Thermococcus sp. LS1 genomic DNA:
TTAGGTAGCCTTCGGGGACGATGCCCTTGCCGACGGTTTTCATAACCTTATAGCCCTTCAGATAGGCACCCATCAGGACGAATATCGCTATGGTGAGTGTTGCCTGCCGGAAGCTGAGTATTCCTGCACCCACCGCGGTACCCATGGCATTTGCCGAATCGTTGGAGCCTATATTCCAAGCGATGTAGAAGGCCACTGCTATTGCTGCTATCACTAGCCCGTCCATGGAGACCACCTATATAGTCTATATATCTCCCTTTAGACTATGGCTTAAAAATTTTGCCAATGACTGCACGAACTTTTTTCGAGAAATGATGCCCCAATCGTGCCATTGACGACTGACAAAGTTCATGCCTACCCAAAGACACCTGCCGAAGGCTGCTTAACCCAATACCGAAACTTAAATAAATGCAATAGATGAATAAGTTTTGACAAATTTAAGGAGGCAGGAATGATGATAGAGATTCGTTTTCACGGTAGGGGTGGACAGGGTGCAGTTACCGCTGCCAACATATTAGCTTCAGCAGCTTTCCTTGAGGGCAAATACGTCCAGGCGTTCCCGTTCTTCGGAGTTGAGAGGCGTGGAGCACCGGTTACGGCATTCACCAGGATCGACGAGAAGCCCATCAGGATTAAGACCCAGATCTACGAGCCGGACATAGTCGTCGTCCTCGACCCGTCGCTTCTCGACACCGTCGACGTTACCGCCGGTCTCAAGGACGGCGGAATCGTTATCATCAACACCGAGAAGAGCAAGGAAGAGGTTCTCGAGAAGCTCAAGAAGAAGCCCGCCAAGCTCGCTCTGGTCGACGCCACCACCATAGCCCTTGAGATACTTGGCCTCCCGATTACCAACACCGCCATTCTCGGTGCCGTTGCCAAGGCCACTGGCGTCGTCAGCCTCGAGCACGTCCAGAAGGCAATCCAGGACGTCTTCTCCGGAGCCCTCGGCGAAAAGAACGCCAAGGCTGCAGAAGAGGCCTTCAACAAGACCGTCGTTTACGAACTCTGATTCTCTTTCCTTTATAATCCTTACAAGGGGTGAAGAGAGTTGAACACGTTGTTCGGTGAAAAGAAAGAAGGGGCCACCAAAATCGTCCTCAAATCCGTGGACGAGTATCCAGAGGCCCCCATAACCCTGGGAACGACCCTCATCAACTTCACCGGTGACTGGAGGACGTTCATACCAGTCGTTGATGATAACAAGTGCGTCAAGTGCTACATCTGCTGGAAGTTCTGCCCCGAGCCAGCGATATACATCCGCGAGGACGGCTACGTTGGCATCGACTATGACTACTGTAAGGGCTGCGGTATCTGTGCGAACGAATGCCCAACCAATGCCATAACGATGGAGAAAGAGGAGAAGTGAGGTGTTGAGCATGGAGTACAAGCCGATTAGGAAGGTTGTGAGCGGCAACTACGCGGCCGCTTACGCCGCCAAGCACGCCCGCGTTGAGGTTGTGGCAGCTTACCCAATCACCCCTCAGACGAGCATCATCGAGAAGATAGCGGAGTTCATAGCCAATGGTGAGGTTGAGAACCTCCAGTACGTGGCCGTTGAGAGCGAGCACTCTGCCATGGCCGCGTGTATAGGAGCTTCAGCGGCTGGAGCGAGGGCCTTTACGGCAACCTCTGCCCAGGGTCTTGCTTTGATGCACGAGATGCTCCACTGGGCGAGCGGCGCGAGATTGCCGATAGTTATGGTCAACGTCAACAGGGCTATGGCACCACCGTGGAGCGTCTGGGACGACCAGACCGACAGCCTGGCCCAGCGCGACACCGGATGGATGCAGTTCTACGCCGAAAACAACCAGGAAGTTTACGACGGTGTTCTCATGTCATTCAAGGTCGCCGAGACCGTCAACCTGCCAGCGATGGTCGTTGAGAGCGCCTTCATCCTGAGCCACACCTACGACATTGTTGAAATGATCCCCCAGGAGCTCGTTGACGAGTTCCTCCCGCCGAGGAAGCCTCTCTACACGCTCACTGACTTTGACAAGCCGTTCTCAGTTGGAGCCCTTGGAACTCCTGCCGACTACTACGAGTTCCGCTACAAGATAGAGAAGGCCATGGAAGAGGCCAGGGAAGTCATCAGGAAAGTCGGCAAGGAGTTCGGCGAGATGTTTGGAAGGGACTACAGCCAGATGATAGAGCTCTACAGGACTGACGACGCTGACTTCGTCTTCATGGGCATGGGTTCACTCATGGGAACCGTCAAGCAGGCCGTTGACGTTCTCCGCGAGGAGGGCTACAAGGTCGGAGCAGCCAAGGTCCGCTGGTTCAGGCCGTTCCCGAAGGACGAACTCTACGAGCTGGCCAAGAACGTGAAGGGAATAGCGGTCCTTGACAGGAACTTCTCCTTCGGTCAGGAGGGCATACTCTTCAACGAGGCCAAGGGCGTGCTCTACAACACCGACGCTCACCCGATAATGAAGAACTACATAGTCGGCCTCGGAGGCAGGGACTTCACCGTGAACGACGTCAAGAAGATAGCCGACAACATGAAGGCCATCATCGAGAAGGGCGAGCTGGATGTAGAGGTGGACTGGTACCACCTTAAGAGGTGAGAATGATGGAGATTCCAGAGAACGTTAAGAAGAGGTTGAGCATTCCCGCGGAAGAGCACTTTTACGCAGGCCACACCGCCTGCCAGGGCTGTGGCGCCTCACTCGGCCTTAGGTACGTCCTCAAGGCCTACGGAAAGAAGACGATATTTGCAATCCCCGCATGCTGTTCAACCATCATCGCTGGCCCCTGGCCATACAGCGCACTCGATGCGAACCTGTTCCACACCGCGTTCGAGACCACTGGTGCGGTCATAAGCGGAATCGAGGCCGCTCTGAAAGCCAAGGGCTACAAGGTTAAGGGCGAGGACGGCATAATGGTCGTCGGCTGGGCAGGCGACGGTGGAACCGCCGACATAGGACTCCAAGCTCTCTCGGGCTTCCTTGAGAGGGGCCACGATGCGGTTTACATCATGTACGACAACGAGGCCTACATGAACACCGGAATCCAGAGGTCGGGTTCAACACCCTACGGTGCCTGGACCACCAACACCCCCGGTGGAAAGAAGCACTTCCTCGAGAAGAGGCACAAGAAGAAGGTCATCGACATCGTCATTGCCCACGAGATACCCTACGCGGCTACCGCAAGCATTGCCTACCCCGAAGACTTCATAAGGAAGCTCAAGAAGGCCCAGAAGACCCCAGGGCCGAGCTTCATCCAGCTCTTCGCGCCGTGTCCAACTGGCTGGCGCTCACCGACCGACAAGAGCATCGAACTGGCCAGGCTGGCAGTCCAGACCGCTTACTTCCCGCTCTTCGAGTACGAGAACGGCAGGTACAAGATCAACATGCCGAGCACCAAGAAGGAGCCCAAGCCCATTGAGGAGTTCCTCAAGCTCCAGGGCAGGTTCAAGTACATGACCAAGGAGGACATCGAGATCCTCCAGCAGTGGGTCCTCCACGAGTGGGAGAAGCTCAAGAAGCTCGCCGAGGTCTTCGGCTGAGCTTTCCATCTTTACCCTAAAGGTTTAAGTGTCAAATTGACAACTCACCCGAGGTGATATACATGGCCGAGAGTCCGTTTAAGGCCGATATTGAGAGGGTTCAGAAGGAGTATAGCGAAAAGATGACCCCGGGAGCGATTGTATACCTCCCGGGAAGCAGCGTCGTGAACAAGACAGGAAGCTGGAGAGTTTTCATGCCGGAGTTCAACAGGGACAAGTGCGTTAGGTGCTACCTCTGCTACATCTACTGCCCGGAGCCAGCCATATACCTCGACGAGGAGAACTATCCGGTCTTCGACTACGACTACTGTAAGGGCTGTGGAATTTGTGCGAACGAGTGCCCGACAAAGGCGATAGTTATGGTTAGGGAGACCAAGTGAGGTGGTGAAAGATGCCGATTAGGAAGGTTATGAAGGCTAACGAGGCTGCTGCCTGGGCGGCCAAGCTGGCCAAGCCAAAGGTTATCGCAGCGTTCCCAATTACACCCTCGACTCTAGTTCCTGAGAAGATAAGTGAGTTCGTAGCTGACGGAGAGCTTGACGCAGAGTTCATCAAGGTCGAGAGTGAGCACTCAGCGATTTCTGCCTGTGTCGGTGCTTCGGCGGCAGGTGTTAGGACCTTCACCGCGACCGCTTCTCAGGGTCTCGCTTTGATGCACGAGATACTCTTCATCGCCGCAGGAATGAGGCTTCCGATAGTCATCGCAGTTGGTAACAGAGCCCTGAGCGCCCCGATCAACATCTGGAACGACTGGCAGGACACCATCAGCGAGCGCGACACCGGCTGGCTCCAGTTCTACGCCGAGAACAACCAGGAGGCCCTTGACCTCATCCTGATAGCATTCAAGGTCGCCGAGGACGAGAGGGTTCTCCTTCCAGCCATGGTCGGCTTCGACGCGTTCATCCTGACCCACACCGTCGAGCCGGTTGAAATTCCCGACCAGGAGCTCGTTGACGAGTTCCTCGGCGAGTACGTGCCAAAGCACGCCTACCTCGACCCGGCCAAGCCGATAACCCAGGGTGCACTCGGATTCCCCGCTCACTACATGGAGGCCCGCTACGGCGTCTGGGAAGCCAACGAGGCCGCGAAGAAGGTCATTGATGAGGCCTTCGCTGAGTTCGAGAAGAAGTTCGGAAGGAAGTACCAGAAGATTGAAGAGTACAGGACCGAAGATGCCGACATAATCTTCGTCACCATGGGCTCCCTCGCCGGAACCCTCAAGGAGTACGTTGACCACCTCAGGGAGAAGGGCCTCAAGGTCGGTGCCGCGAAGATTACCGTTTACAGGCCGTTCCCGGTTGAGGAGGTCAGGGAGCTCGCAAAGAAGGCGAAGGTTCTCGCACTGCTCGAGAAGAACGTCACCTTCAGCGTCGGCGGAGCCCTCTTCCAGGACTTCAGCAGGGCCCTCGTGAACGTTGAAGACAAGCCCAAGATCGTTGACTTCATCCTCGGCCTCGGTGGCAGGGACGTCACTTTCAAGGACCTCGACGAGGCCCTCGAGATAAGCAAGAAGGCCCTCGCCGGAGAGGAGTTTGAGGAAGTCAACTGGATTGGACTGAGGAAGGAGATACTGTGAGGTGAGGAAGATGGCCGTTAGGAAGCCCCCGATTACCACTCGCGAGTACTGGGCACCCGGACACGCCGCCTGTGCCGGATGCGGTTGTGCCACCGCTCTCAAGCTCGCCACCAAGGCCTTCAGCGAGGCAATGGAGGAGAAGTTCGGCGATCCCAACGCATTCGCCGTAGCCCAGGCCACCGGATGTATGGAAGTCGTCAGCGCCGTCTTCCCGTACACCGCCTGGAAGGCCCCGTGGGTTCACGTCGCCTTCGAGAACGCTGCCGCAGCTGCCAGCGGTGTTGAGGCCGCCTGGAAGAAGCTCGGCAGGAAGGGCAAGATCCTCGCCATCGGTGGAGACGGTGGAACTGCTGACATAGGCCTTCAGGCTTTGAGCGGTATGCTTGAGCGCTGGCACAACGTCGTTTACCTGATGTACGACAACGAGGCCTACATGAACACCGGAATCCAGAGGAGCTCTTCGACCCCCTACGGTGCCTGGACCACCACCAGCCCGCCGGGCAAGTACTCCATCGGTGAGGACAAGCCCAAGAAGTGGGTCGCCCTTATTGCTGCAGCCCACCAGATCCCATACGTTGCAACCGCCAGCATAGGCAACCCCTTCGACTTCATCAGGAAGATGAAGAAGGCCGCCAAGGTCGACGGTCCGGCCTTCGTCCAGGTTCAGTGTACCTGTCCAACCGGATGGAAGAGCCCGCTTGAGAAGGGTGTCGAGATCGCCAGGCTCGCCATTGAGACCGGTGTCTGGCCGCTCTTCGAGAT
This region includes:
- the porA gene encoding pyruvate ferredoxin oxidoreductase; translated protein: MEYKPIRKVVSGNYAAAYAAKHARVEVVAAYPITPQTSIIEKIAEFIANGEVENLQYVAVESEHSAMAACIGASAAGARAFTATSAQGLALMHEMLHWASGARLPIVMVNVNRAMAPPWSVWDDQTDSLAQRDTGWMQFYAENNQEVYDGVLMSFKVAETVNLPAMVVESAFILSHTYDIVEMIPQELVDEFLPPRKPLYTLTDFDKPFSVGALGTPADYYEFRYKIEKAMEEAREVIRKVGKEFGEMFGRDYSQMIELYRTDDADFVFMGMGSLMGTVKQAVDVLREEGYKVGAAKVRWFRPFPKDELYELAKNVKGIAVLDRNFSFGQEGILFNEAKGVLYNTDAHPIMKNYIVGLGGRDFTVNDVKKIADNMKAIIEKGELDVEVDWYHLKR
- a CDS encoding 3-methyl-2-oxobutanoate dehydrogenase subunit beta, encoding MEIPENVKKRLSIPAEEHFYAGHTACQGCGASLGLRYVLKAYGKKTIFAIPACCSTIIAGPWPYSALDANLFHTAFETTGAVISGIEAALKAKGYKVKGEDGIMVVGWAGDGGTADIGLQALSGFLERGHDAVYIMYDNEAYMNTGIQRSGSTPYGAWTTNTPGGKKHFLEKRHKKKVIDIVIAHEIPYAATASIAYPEDFIRKLKKAQKTPGPSFIQLFAPCPTGWRSPTDKSIELARLAVQTAYFPLFEYENGRYKINMPSTKKEPKPIEEFLKLQGRFKYMTKEDIEILQQWVLHEWEKLKKLAEVFG
- the porD gene encoding pyruvate synthase subunit PorD, which encodes MAESPFKADIERVQKEYSEKMTPGAIVYLPGSSVVNKTGSWRVFMPEFNRDKCVRCYLCYIYCPEPAIYLDEENYPVFDYDYCKGCGICANECPTKAIVMVRETK
- a CDS encoding 3-methyl-2-oxobutanoate dehydrogenase subunit delta translates to MNTLFGEKKEGATKIVLKSVDEYPEAPITLGTTLINFTGDWRTFIPVVDDNKCVKCYICWKFCPEPAIYIREDGYVGIDYDYCKGCGICANECPTNAITMEKEEK
- a CDS encoding pyruvate/ketoisovalerate ferredoxin oxidoreductase subunit gamma, whose translation is MIEIRFHGRGGQGAVTAANILASAAFLEGKYVQAFPFFGVERRGAPVTAFTRIDEKPIRIKTQIYEPDIVVVLDPSLLDTVDVTAGLKDGGIVIINTEKSKEEVLEKLKKKPAKLALVDATTIALEILGLPITNTAILGAVAKATGVVSLEHVQKAIQDVFSGALGEKNAKAAEEAFNKTVVYEL
- the porB gene encoding pyruvate synthase subunit PorB codes for the protein MAVRKPPITTREYWAPGHAACAGCGCATALKLATKAFSEAMEEKFGDPNAFAVAQATGCMEVVSAVFPYTAWKAPWVHVAFENAAAAASGVEAAWKKLGRKGKILAIGGDGGTADIGLQALSGMLERWHNVVYLMYDNEAYMNTGIQRSSSTPYGAWTTTSPPGKYSIGEDKPKKWVALIAAAHQIPYVATASIGNPFDFIRKMKKAAKVDGPAFVQVQCTCPTGWKSPLEKGVEIARLAIETGVWPLFEIENGDIWNIKIQAPGGGAKVKREGGRVVAIEFKKPIEEYLKLQGRFKHLFKQPEAIDVMREQIKAMWKVLGVDVILPKPEE
- the porA gene encoding pyruvate synthase subunit PorA, with the translated sequence MPIRKVMKANEAAAWAAKLAKPKVIAAFPITPSTLVPEKISEFVADGELDAEFIKVESEHSAISACVGASAAGVRTFTATASQGLALMHEILFIAAGMRLPIVIAVGNRALSAPINIWNDWQDTISERDTGWLQFYAENNQEALDLILIAFKVAEDERVLLPAMVGFDAFILTHTVEPVEIPDQELVDEFLGEYVPKHAYLDPAKPITQGALGFPAHYMEARYGVWEANEAAKKVIDEAFAEFEKKFGRKYQKIEEYRTEDADIIFVTMGSLAGTLKEYVDHLREKGLKVGAAKITVYRPFPVEEVRELAKKAKVLALLEKNVTFSVGGALFQDFSRALVNVEDKPKIVDFILGLGGRDVTFKDLDEALEISKKALAGEEFEEVNWIGLRKEIL